The proteins below come from a single Flavobacterium lindanitolerans genomic window:
- a CDS encoding response regulator: MNQIICLIDDDPIYQTITKKIIHKSEAASKILSFPNGAEAIDGLTKLVQQPEEFPDIIMLDIEMPVMDGWNFMEHFQKIKTIFPKEVSVYIVSSSIACSDKERSKSYNGILGYFTKPVTLQNVLEIAKS, translated from the coding sequence ATGAATCAGATAATTTGTCTTATCGATGATGACCCTATTTATCAGACGATAACCAAAAAAATCATCCATAAATCCGAAGCCGCAAGCAAAATCCTGTCATTTCCGAATGGCGCAGAAGCTATCGACGGATTAACAAAATTAGTACAGCAGCCTGAGGAATTTCCGGACATCATCATGCTGGATATTGAAATGCCTGTTATGGATGGATGGAATTTTATGGAACACTTCCAGAAAATAAAAACCATTTTCCCAAAAGAAGTATCGGTTTATATTGTGAGTTCTTCCATTGCCTGTTCAGATAAGGAAAGGTCGAAATCCTATAACGGAATTCTGGGTTATTTTACAAAGCCGGTTACGCTTCAGAATGTCCTGGAAATAGCAAAGAGCTAA